A stretch of Brassica rapa cultivar Chiifu-401-42 chromosome A08, CAAS_Brap_v3.01, whole genome shotgun sequence DNA encodes these proteins:
- the LOC103834079 gene encoding NEDD8-activating enzyme E1 regulatory subunit AXR1-like isoform X1 codes for MAGYDSVKAKFIEESPDTLIMTSPSFFSQFTLVIATQLVGDSMVKLDRICREANVKLVFVRSYGLAGIVRVSVKEHTIIDSKPDHFLDDLRLNNHGVSQTCHRGRSIVDYSFVILCCLV; via the exons ATGGCAGGATATGATTCTGTTAAAGCTAAGTTTATTGAGGAGAGTCCTGATACGCTGATTATGACAAGcccttctttcttctctcaGTTCACTCTTGTTATAGCCACTCAG CTAGTGGGAGATTCAATGGTTAAGCTTGATAGAATCTGTAGAGAAGCAAACGTCAAGCTGGTTTTTGTTCGCTCTTACGGTCTTGCTGGGATTGTTCGTGTGTCAGTAAAG GAGCACACTATAATTGACTCAAAGCCTGATCATTTTCTTGATGACCTTCGCTTGAATAATCACGGCGTGTCACAGACTTGTCACCGAGGAAGAAGCATTGTAGACTACTCTTTTGTAATTTTGTGTTGTCTAGTCtag
- the LOC103834080 gene encoding shaggy-related protein kinase eta has protein sequence MADDKEVPGAVVNGHDQVTGHIISTTIGGKNGEPKQTISYMAERVVGTGSFGIVFQAKCLETGETVAIKKVLQDRRYKNRELQLMRVMDHPNVVCLKHCFFSTTSKDELFLNLVMEYVPESLYRVLKHYSTANQRMPLVYVKLYMYQIFRGLAYMHNVAGVCHRDLKPQNLLVDPLTHQVKICDFGSAKQLVKGEANISYICSRFYRAPELIFGATEYTTSIDIWSAGCVLAELLLGQPLFPGENAVDQLVEIIKVLGTPTREEIRCMNPHYTDFRFPQIKAHPWHKIFHKRMPPEAIDFASRLLQYSPSLRCTALEACAHPFFDELREPNARLPNGRPFPPIFNFKQEVAGASPELVNKLIPDHIKRQLGLSFLNQSGT, from the exons ATGGCTGACGATAAG GAGGTGCCGGGTGCTGTAGTTAACGGACACGATCAAGTCACTGGCCACATAATCTCCACAACTATCGGAGGCAAAAACGGAGAACCAAAACAGACGATAAGTTACATGGCGGAGCGTGTCGTCGGAACAGGCTCCTTCGGGATAGTTTTCCAGGCGAAGTGTCTCGAGACCGGAGAAACCGTGGCGATAAAGAAGGTTCTGCAAGACAGGAGGTACAAGAACCGAGAGCTTCAGCTGATGCGTGTTATGGACCATCCTAATGTGGTTTGTTTGAAGCATTGCTTCTTCTCCACCACTAGTAAAGACGAGCTGTTCCTCAACTTGGTTATGGAGTATGTACCCGAGAGCTTGTACCGTGTTCTGAAACATTACAGCACTGCTAACCAGAGAATGCCTCTTGTCTATGTTAAACTCTACATGTACCAG ATCTTCAGGGGACTTGCGTACATGCACAATGTTGCTGGAGTTTGTCACAGAGATCTAAAGCCTCAAAATCTTCTG GTTGATCCTCTGACTCATCAAGTCAAGATCTGTGACTTTGGCAGTGCCAAACAGCTT GTTAAAGGTGAAGCCAACATCTCTTACATATGTTCAAGATTCTACCGTGCACCAGAGCTCATATTTGGTGCCACTGAGTACACAACTTCCATTGATATCTGGTCTGCTGGTTGTGTTCTTGCTGAGCTTCTCCTTGGTCAG CCATTATTCCCTGGAGAAAATGCTGTGGATCAGCTCGTTGAAATCATCAAA GTTCTTGGTACACCAACTCGAGAAGAGATCCGTTGTATGAATCCACATTACACGGACTTTAGGTTCCCACAGATAAAGGCACACCCTTGGCACAAGATTTTCCATAAAAGGATGCCTCCAGAAGCGATTGATTTCGCATCAAGGCTGCTTCAGTACTCTCCAAGTCTTAGATGCACAGCT CTTGAAGCTTGTGCACATCCGTTCTTTGATGAACTGAGAGAACCAAATGCTCGTTTACCAAACGGACGGCCTTTCCCGCCAATCTTCAACTTCAAACAAGAGGTAGCTGGAGCATCACCAGAGCTGGTCAACAAGTTGATTCCGGACCATATCAAGAGACAGTTGGGTCTAAGTTTCTTGAATCAGTCTGGAACTTAA
- the LOC103834079 gene encoding NEDD8-activating enzyme E1 regulatory subunit AXR1-like isoform X2 — translation MAGYDSVKAKFIEESPDTLIMTSPSFFSQFTLVIATQLVGDSMVKLDRICREANVKLVFVRSYGLAGIVRVSVKEHTIIDSKPDHFLDDLRFLCSHVCSRTCLL, via the exons ATGGCAGGATATGATTCTGTTAAAGCTAAGTTTATTGAGGAGAGTCCTGATACGCTGATTATGACAAGcccttctttcttctctcaGTTCACTCTTGTTATAGCCACTCAG CTAGTGGGAGATTCAATGGTTAAGCTTGATAGAATCTGTAGAGAAGCAAACGTCAAGCTGGTTTTTGTTCGCTCTTACGGTCTTGCTGGGATTGTTCGTGTGTCAGTAAAG GAGCACACTATAATTGACTCAAAGCCTGATCATTTTCTTGATGACCTTCGCT ttttatgttCTCATGTGTGTTCACGGACTTGTCTTTTGTAA